A genome region from Clostridium sp. JN-9 includes the following:
- the helD gene encoding RNA polymerase recycling motor HelD has protein sequence MAIDEKEFAIEKKRFDDTVTWIENEAEKIEKEDFELQNKVKELRKESKGRYSEELETKEKLYNITHKNFEKYIDAKSSPYFARIDFREYRRDVETFYIGKFGLGDIENGDEKVIDWRAPIADLYYSGTFGDCYYKAPKGVVSGELSLKRKFLVRDSKLKDAFDEGINEIILKSGDGNENALVDEFLRINLEESISTKLKDVVATIQKEQNEIIRADKNGALIVQGSAGSGKTTVALHRLAYLLYKFKDNMSGKDILVIAPNKLFLDYISQVLPDLGVNSVKQSTYEDIACEILGIKPKIYTKDTKLISILEGTNSEEKKYILNTSKFKGSQSFKVIIDRFIRYMEKNDADSIEDIKVDDYTLFDSKEIKRLFVKDLINLPLNSRKMEIKRYLKLKLDDKIASLLDKIDFTFEYQISRVKKTYEDTIEMRKKLIEVYDERDKKKSHILKESKKSFEDYFEKWYQINTSSLYQDFFNNQVLFNEITNNEIPKKLYDYMREKLNEDLNNGIIDCDDLVPMLYIKLKIEGVPEKYKYKHIVIDEAQDYSFFQIFVLKDIAVNNSFTIVGDIGQGIYFYKGIDNWDKILTNVFDNKGKYTILTQSYRSTIEIINFANKVLKKQNNSLKPAVPVLRHGEMPKIIEFKTNKDFCSRVDKIVDFIHSNGKKSVAVIGRTFNECKKIRDYLRKNSSFKWVLIKGTDKTLTLDNIIIPSYMTKGLEFDCSVIYNCNDDNYNENELDKKLLYVVLTRSLHYEYIFYNGNLSPLIK, from the coding sequence ATGGCTATTGATGAAAAAGAATTTGCCATTGAGAAAAAACGATTTGACGATACTGTAACATGGATTGAAAATGAAGCTGAAAAAATTGAAAAGGAAGACTTTGAACTTCAAAATAAAGTTAAAGAACTTAGGAAGGAAAGCAAGGGCAGATATAGTGAAGAACTTGAGACTAAGGAAAAATTATATAATATTACACATAAAAACTTTGAAAAATATATAGATGCAAAGTCAAGCCCATACTTTGCCAGAATAGACTTTAGAGAGTATAGAAGAGATGTAGAGACCTTCTATATAGGTAAATTTGGATTAGGAGACATTGAAAATGGCGATGAAAAGGTAATTGACTGGAGAGCACCAATTGCAGATTTATATTACAGCGGAACTTTTGGGGACTGCTATTATAAAGCGCCAAAAGGTGTGGTCAGTGGTGAACTAAGTTTAAAGAGAAAATTTCTGGTTAGAGATTCTAAACTAAAAGATGCCTTTGATGAAGGAATAAATGAAATAATCTTAAAATCTGGTGACGGTAATGAAAATGCATTAGTTGATGAGTTCCTGCGGATAAATCTGGAGGAAAGCATAAGCACTAAGTTAAAAGATGTTGTTGCTACAATCCAAAAAGAGCAAAATGAAATAATAAGAGCAGATAAAAATGGAGCCTTAATTGTGCAGGGATCTGCAGGCTCTGGCAAAACCACAGTTGCACTGCATAGACTGGCTTATCTGCTTTATAAATTTAAGGATAATATGAGTGGAAAGGATATACTTGTAATTGCCCCAAACAAGCTGTTTTTGGACTACATTTCACAGGTATTGCCTGATTTGGGTGTTAATTCTGTTAAGCAGAGTACATATGAGGATATTGCATGCGAAATACTTGGAATAAAGCCTAAAATTTATACAAAAGATACTAAACTTATAAGCATTCTTGAAGGCACCAATTCAGAAGAAAAAAAGTATATTTTAAATACAAGTAAATTTAAGGGATCTCAGTCCTTTAAAGTTATTATAGATAGATTTATAAGATACATGGAAAAAAATGATGCTGATTCCATTGAAGATATTAAAGTTGATGATTATACATTATTTGACAGCAAAGAGATAAAGAGATTATTTGTAAAAGATTTAATTAATCTTCCTCTAAACTCCAGGAAAATGGAGATAAAAAGATATCTCAAATTAAAGCTGGATGATAAAATAGCATCTCTTCTGGATAAAATAGATTTTACTTTTGAGTACCAGATAAGCAGAGTTAAGAAAACCTATGAAGATACAATAGAAATGAGAAAAAAATTAATTGAAGTATATGATGAAAGAGATAAGAAAAAGTCACATATATTGAAAGAATCCAAAAAATCTTTTGAAGATTATTTTGAAAAATGGTATCAAATTAATACTTCCTCATTATATCAGGACTTTTTTAATAATCAGGTTCTATTTAATGAAATTACAAACAATGAAATACCAAAAAAATTATATGATTACATGAGGGAAAAATTAAATGAAGATTTGAATAATGGCATTATTGATTGTGATGATTTAGTTCCCATGCTGTATATCAAATTAAAAATTGAGGGTGTACCTGAAAAGTATAAATATAAACACATTGTAATTGATGAAGCTCAGGATTACAGTTTTTTTCAAATTTTTGTACTTAAGGATATAGCAGTTAATAATTCTTTTACAATAGTAGGTGATATTGGTCAGGGCATTTATTTTTATAAAGGAATTGATAACTGGGATAAAATATTAACAAATGTATTTGACAACAAAGGTAAATATACTATATTAACGCAAAGTTACCGTTCCACAATAGAAATTATAAACTTTGCAAATAAAGTTCTGAAAAAGCAGAATAACAGCCTTAAACCAGCTGTACCTGTACTTAGGCATGGTGAAATGCCTAAAATAATTGAATTTAAGACTAATAAAGATTTTTGTAGTAGAGTAGACAAAATAGTAGACTTTATCCATAGCAATGGTAAAAAAAGTGTAGCAGTAATAGGAAGGACATTTAATGAATGTAAAAAAATCAGAGATTATTTAAGGAAGAATAGCAGTTTCAAATGGGTTTTAATTAAAGGTACTGACAAAACTCTTACTTTAGATAATATTATTATTCCATCATATATGACAAAGGGATTAGAATTTGACTGTTCAGTAATATATAACTGTAATGATGATAATTATAACGAAAATGAATTGGATAAAAAACTTCTCTATGTTGTATTAACAAGATCGCTGCATTATGAATACATATTTTATAATGGTAATTTGTCTCCATTGATAAAATAA
- a CDS encoding V-type ATP synthase subunit B has translation MLKEYKTVREVVGPLMMVDGVEGVTYDELVKIQIQTGEIRRGRVLEINGDKAMVQLFEGSAGINLKGSKAKFLGHPLELGVSEDMLGRVFDGLGRPKDGGPNIIPEEKLDINGSPINPVARDYPSEFIQTGISAIDGLNTLVRGQKLPVFSGAGLPHAELAAQIARQAKVLNSDSKFAVVFAAIGTTFEEAQFFIDDFTKTGAIDRSVLFTNLANDPAIERIATPRIALTTAEFLAFEKGMHVLVILTDMTNYCEALREISAARKEVPGRRGYPGYLYTDLSTIYERAGRISGREGSITQIPILTMPEDDKTHPIPDLTGYITEGQIILSRELYRKGIMPPIDVLPSLSRLKDKGIGKGKTREDHADTMNQLFSAYAQGKQAKELAVILGESALSDSDKAFAKFADAFEKEYVSQGFHTNRTIEETLDLGWKLLKLLPKSELKRIRDEYLEKYLPKDDK, from the coding sequence ATGCTTAAAGAATATAAAACAGTAAGAGAAGTTGTAGGCCCGCTTATGATGGTTGATGGTGTAGAAGGTGTAACCTATGATGAATTAGTTAAAATTCAAATACAAACAGGAGAAATAAGACGTGGAAGAGTACTTGAAATCAATGGAGACAAGGCGATGGTGCAGCTTTTTGAAGGCTCCGCTGGAATTAATTTAAAAGGCAGCAAGGCAAAATTCCTTGGGCACCCATTGGAATTAGGTGTATCTGAAGATATGCTGGGAAGGGTATTTGATGGACTTGGAAGGCCTAAAGACGGCGGCCCTAACATAATACCTGAAGAAAAACTTGACATTAATGGCAGTCCTATAAACCCAGTTGCAAGAGATTATCCATCTGAATTTATACAAACAGGTATTTCTGCCATAGATGGTCTTAATACTTTAGTTAGAGGGCAGAAGCTTCCTGTTTTTTCTGGAGCCGGACTTCCTCACGCTGAATTGGCAGCACAAATTGCAAGGCAGGCAAAGGTTTTAAATTCTGACTCTAAATTTGCTGTTGTTTTTGCTGCAATAGGTACTACATTTGAAGAAGCACAATTTTTTATTGATGATTTCACAAAGACTGGAGCAATTGACAGATCTGTTTTATTTACTAATCTGGCAAATGACCCGGCAATTGAAAGAATAGCTACCCCTAGAATTGCATTGACTACAGCTGAATTTCTAGCCTTTGAAAAAGGAATGCATGTACTTGTAATTTTAACTGATATGACTAATTATTGTGAGGCATTAAGAGAAATATCTGCTGCCAGAAAAGAAGTTCCAGGAAGAAGAGGTTATCCTGGATATTTATATACTGATCTTTCTACAATTTATGAAAGAGCTGGCAGAATAAGTGGAAGAGAGGGTTCCATAACACAAATTCCAATTTTAACTATGCCAGAGGATGATAAAACTCATCCTATTCCTGATTTAACAGGATATATAACAGAGGGTCAGATAATACTCAGCAGGGAACTTTACAGAAAAGGTATTATGCCTCCTATAGATGTGCTTCCATCATTATCAAGACTTAAAGATAAAGGTATCGGCAAAGGAAAGACCAGAGAAGACCATGCTGACACCATGAATCAGCTTTTTTCAGCTTATGCACAAGGGAAGCAGGCTAAAGAATTAGCAGTTATTTTAGGTGAATCTGCACTGTCAGATAGTGATAAGGCTTTTGCAAAATTTGCAGATGCTTTTGAAAAAGAATATGTATCCCAGGGTTTCCATACTAACAGGACAATTGAAGAAACATTAGATCTGGGATGGAAATTACTAAAACTGCTTCCAAAGAGTGAATTAAAGAGAATAAGGGATGAATATTTAGAAAAATATCTCCCAAAAGATGATAAATAA
- a CDS encoding FprA family A-type flavoprotein — protein MAVEKLKDNIYWVGVKNPELKVFDIIMETKKGTTYNSYLIDDDKVAIIDTVKNGYFDEFKENIKSIIGERKVDYIIVQHTELDHSGSLAQLIKTYPEAKIIASRAANIYIKDIINSDFNGEEVPKELSLGKTTLKFIQAPNLHWPDTMFTYAQQSNVLFTCDFLGCHFCPKGRITDKCTDDYFEEMKHYFDVIMGPFKKFVIMGLNKINDLTIDIAAPSHGPIHIGNVGTYIDLYKKWSLLSIPKEKNIQIFYISAYGNTEEMGRYIADKINEKGIKAEIHEITSMKPDEITSLIEGANGIIIGSPTINQDAVKPVWDVLSTVCAITNRGKTAAAFGSYGWSGEGVPMITARLKSLKFKVLEEGLKFKFVPSEEDFKRADKFVDEFLNLK, from the coding sequence ATGGCAGTAGAAAAACTAAAAGACAACATATACTGGGTAGGTGTTAAGAACCCGGAATTAAAAGTATTTGACATTATTATGGAAACCAAAAAAGGAACTACATACAATTCATATTTAATAGATGATGACAAAGTAGCCATAATAGATACTGTTAAAAATGGATATTTTGATGAATTTAAGGAAAACATAAAAAGTATAATAGGAGAAAGAAAAGTTGATTACATAATTGTACAGCATACAGAGCTGGATCATAGTGGCTCATTGGCACAACTTATTAAAACGTATCCTGAAGCAAAAATTATTGCATCGAGAGCAGCTAATATATATATAAAGGATATTATTAACAGTGATTTTAATGGTGAAGAAGTTCCAAAAGAATTAAGCCTTGGAAAAACTACTTTGAAATTTATACAGGCACCAAATCTGCACTGGCCTGATACAATGTTTACATATGCACAGCAGTCAAATGTTTTATTTACCTGTGACTTTTTAGGATGCCATTTCTGCCCTAAGGGAAGAATTACTGACAAATGCACTGATGATTATTTTGAGGAAATGAAACATTATTTTGATGTAATAATGGGACCTTTTAAGAAGTTCGTAATTATGGGACTAAATAAAATAAATGATTTAACAATTGATATTGCAGCCCCAAGCCACGGCCCTATTCACATTGGTAATGTAGGTACCTACATAGATTTATATAAAAAGTGGTCTCTTTTAAGTATTCCTAAAGAAAAGAACATTCAGATATTTTATATTTCAGCTTATGGAAATACAGAGGAAATGGGAAGATACATTGCAGATAAAATAAATGAAAAAGGTATAAAAGCCGAAATTCATGAAATTACATCCATGAAACCAGATGAAATAACTTCCCTTATAGAAGGTGCAAATGGAATTATAATTGGATCTCCTACAATAAACCAGGATGCAGTTAAGCCTGTTTGGGATGTTTTATCCACTGTATGTGCCATAACCAATAGAGGAAAGACAGCAGCAGCCTTTGGATCATATGGCTGGAGCGGTGAAGGTGTGCCAATGATTACTGCTAGATTAAAATCTTTAAAATTTAAAGTTCTTGAAGAGGGACTTAAATTTAAATTTGTACCAAGTGAGGAAGACTTCAAAAGAGCTGACAAATTTGTGGATGAATTTTTAAATTTAAAATAA
- a CDS encoding ECF transporter S component, giving the protein MKDIKKLTYSALLTALSIVIPLAFGFLRIQLGPFTATLTAHVPLFLSMFLGPVAAVMVGVGSALGFLVSSPAVVAARAFMHTFVGLAGALMLRRGISFKTVIALTAPIHAILEAIAVIPFGFTMYKVLVVVGTGTLLHHIADGVIAAVLVQALNKSLNLDLAKSFK; this is encoded by the coding sequence ATGAAAGATATAAAAAAATTAACTTATTCAGCTTTATTAACGGCCTTATCAATTGTTATTCCATTGGCATTTGGATTTTTAAGAATTCAATTAGGACCATTTACTGCAACATTAACAGCACATGTACCATTATTTTTATCCATGTTCTTAGGACCTGTAGCAGCTGTAATGGTTGGCGTAGGATCCGCATTAGGCTTCTTAGTATCATCACCAGCTGTAGTTGCAGCAAGAGCATTTATGCATACCTTTGTTGGTTTGGCAGGTGCTTTAATGCTTAGAAGGGGAATCTCCTTCAAAACTGTCATTGCTTTAACTGCACCAATACATGCTATATTGGAGGCAATAGCTGTAATACCTTTTGGTTTTACAATGTACAAGGTTCTTGTAGTTGTAGGAACTGGAACTCTGCTGCATCATATTGCAGATGGAGTTATTGCAGCTGTATTAGTACAGGCATTAAATAAAAGTTTAAATCTGGATTTGGCAAAATCCTTTAAATGA
- a CDS encoding V-type ATP synthase subunit D encodes MRLNVNPTRMELTKLKKRLSTAVRGHKLLKDKQDELMRRFIDLIKENNSLRKNVEKELTASLKDFLIARSLTSPEFLEEAIVYPKEKVSVEVSKKNIMSVNVPVMNFKRESDNENGSIYPYGFATTSSELDDAIEKLNNILPKLLKLAEVEKACQLMADEIEKTRRRVNALEYMTIPQLQETIKYIQMKLDENERGSLTRLMKVKSIMQERQNI; translated from the coding sequence ATGAGATTAAATGTTAATCCAACAAGAATGGAGCTCACCAAGCTGAAAAAAAGACTGTCAACTGCAGTGAGGGGTCATAAACTGTTAAAGGATAAGCAGGATGAATTAATGAGAAGGTTCATTGATTTAATAAAAGAGAATAACAGCTTAAGAAAAAATGTTGAAAAAGAGCTAACAGCTTCTTTAAAAGACTTTTTAATAGCAAGATCATTAACAAGTCCTGAATTTTTGGAAGAGGCAATAGTATATCCAAAGGAAAAAGTTTCAGTGGAAGTTTCAAAGAAAAATATAATGAGCGTTAACGTTCCGGTTATGAATTTTAAAAGGGAATCTGACAATGAGAATGGTTCAATTTATCCATATGGATTTGCCACCACTTCTTCAGAATTAGATGACGCAATTGAAAAACTAAATAATATACTTCCAAAATTATTAAAACTTGCTGAAGTTGAAAAAGCATGCCAGCTTATGGCAGATGAAATAGAAAAAACCAGAAGGAGAGTAAATGCTCTTGAATACATGACTATTCCTCAGCTGCAGGAAACCATTAAATATATTCAAATGAAGCTTGATGAGAATGAAAGAGGCAGTCTGACAAGATTAATGAAAGTTAAAAGTATTATGCAGGAAAGACAAAATATATAA
- the def gene encoding peptide deformylase has protein sequence MAVRDILIVPDKMLKRVSRRVDKFDDSTLKLAEDLKDTLYSTTGIGVAAPQIGVLKRVIYIDLRDDTEPVLLINPKIIAKYGKEDSIEGCLSYPGFEGVVERPKKVRVNGFNEEGKKVQYSADGLLCKAFCHEIDHLNGIIFLDKAKKIYREDS, from the coding sequence ATGGCAGTGAGAGATATTTTAATTGTTCCAGATAAAATGCTGAAAAGAGTCAGCAGAAGAGTTGATAAATTTGATGATAGTACTTTAAAGCTGGCAGAAGATTTAAAAGATACTTTATATTCAACTACAGGGATAGGTGTTGCTGCTCCCCAGATAGGTGTATTAAAAAGAGTAATTTATATTGACCTGAGAGATGATACTGAGCCAGTTCTTTTGATAAATCCCAAAATTATTGCAAAGTATGGTAAAGAAGACAGCATAGAGGGCTGCCTTAGTTATCCAGGATTTGAGGGTGTTGTTGAAAGACCTAAAAAAGTTAGAGTTAATGGCTTTAATGAGGAAGGAAAAAAAGTTCAGTACTCAGCAGATGGATTGCTGTGCAAAGCCTTTTGTCATGAAATTGATCATCTTAATGGTATAATATTTTTAGACAAAGCAAAAAAGATTTACAGGGAAGATTCATAA